The Leptospira ellinghausenii genome contains the following window.
ATTAAAATCATAGGCAAACCAAAAACCAAACACTCGGCAACAACACCTGCACCCGATCTGGCTACAACCAAATTTGCCCACTCATAATTTGGTTTCATGTCATTGGCATACGAGATAATCTCTGTATCATCATTTGCTTTTTTCTTGGTTTCGTCATAAAGGTTTGTTCCAGTTAACAAACGAAATTTATATTTATTTGCAATTTCAGTATTTTCCATCGCCTTCAGTATCATTTGGTTAAGTTGTCTTGCACCTTGTGATCCACCTAACACGAGAACATTGATTGTGTTCTTTTTACCTTCATGTAAGTTTTCATTTTGGCGGATGTTTAGATGTTCTGGAACAACTCGTTTTCGAATTGGATTTCCAATGACCTTACCAGGGATTTTAAATTCTTCTACGGTGGGAAAACTAAATGCAATTTTTTTAGCAAATTTTGCAAATACACGAGTGATTTTTCCAGGAACACAATTTTGCTCACAAAGATACAATGGTTTTCTAAAAAGGATGGCATATAGAATTGCTGGTAAACTGGAATACCCACCCATACCGATGACTGCATTTATGTGTAACCTTCGGAATACAAAAATGGTTTTGATAAATGGTAAAATGAATAAAATAGGATAAACAATTGTTTTGATTCCGCCCAATTGGGGGATATTGTGCCAAATTACTTCACAAGGAGGATTTAGAAGGTCAGGATTGTTTTGGTTTCGAACAAGTGAATGGATGTAAACAGATTCAAAACCAAACACATTTATTTTTTCACTTAGTATCTCTGCAAGTGCCACACCTGGTGAGATATGCCCACCGGTTCCACCTGCTGCAATCAATATCGATCCATTCATACGACCAAATTCTCTTTACACGTAATGTTGGCAAGAATTCCGAAGAGGATAAAAATTGTAAGTAAGGAAGAACCACCATAACTTAAGAAAGGAAGAGAAATTCCCGTCACAGGAACAATTCCAGTGATCACAAATAAGTTTAAAATGGTTTGGAATCCAAATAAAATGAGAATCCCAGCACCTAAAAAATAACCCAATTTATCTTTGGTTCTTTGTAAGAGTAAAAAAATTCGAACCATCAAAAACAAAACGACCAAAAGAAAAAAACAAAATCCAACAAAACCAAAATCTTCCACATAAGAAGACAAAACAAAATCTGTATGGCTGTAAGCTAAATACCGATGAGCATACCCTGTACCAATTGCTTTTCCGCTGGTACCACCATCAAAAAATGCACGAAAACTGGTAACCAATTGGTGCCCTTCATCAAACCGAAATTTATAAGGATCGAGCCATATCTCGAGTCGTTTTTTACGATAACCCACTTGTGTTACAAGTACCACCAATAGCGGAATCACTGACGCGCCTAAAATAAACAATCGTTTCATTGGGAAACCAGCTAACAATACAAAGAAAAAAAGAACAAGTAGCAACTCAACTGTTGTACCAAATGCAGGTTCAATGACGATTAGAAGTAAAGTTAAAAAGATAACAACCAAGGAAATGATTTTCTTTTGATCCCATTTGATTTTTTTAAAATCAAAATTGTAAAAGAAGTAGGATGCAAAAAGTAAAATACTAATCTTCGAAAATTCCGAAGGTTGTATTTGGAAGCCAGCAATTTGAATCCAACGGTTAAAACTACGTCCATAACTGGTTCCAACAGACTTACCAAGTCCAGGTATGAAAACTGCTATTAGTAATAGTAAACTAAGTAAAGAAAAAACAAATGACCACTTTACCAAAAACTGGTATGGAATTTGGCAGAAAATTAGAAATAAGAATAATCCTACTGCACCCCATAACAATTGTTTTCTTAAGTAATAATAGGAATCAGAAAACTCTCTTTCAGCTGGAATCACGGAAGCACTGAACATCACAATGATTCCCATTCCAAATAGTAAAAACATAAAGAAGAGCATTGGTCCATCAAAACGAGACGAACCAAATCGTAACAAATTTCGTATGAAACGAAATATTTCCATTATTGAATTTTTAAAGTAGAGAGAGTGATGATGGCAAGAATAATCCCGATGATCCAAAATCGGATGACCACTTTCTCTTCTGACCAACCAATGAGTTCAAAATGATGGTGGAGAGGAGCCATTTTAAAAATTCGTTTTCCAGTTAACTTAAATGATCCTACTTGTAGAATCACGCTGACCGCCTCGGCTACAAAAATTCCACCAAGGATCACAAGTAAAATTTCCTTTTTTAACATAATGGCCACAAGCCCAAGAGTTGAACCTAAAAACAAAGATCCAGTATCTCCCATAAACACTTGCGCAGGATGGCAATTAAACCATAAAAAACCAAGTAAAGCACCTGAGAGTCCAGCAAGGAAAACAGAGTATTCGTGAGAACCTGGTAAATAAGGAATGTGCAAATAATTGGCAGCTGAGGGAGTGCCTGATACATACGATATTAAGGCAAAAGTGGCAGTTGAAATGACAACTGTTCCAGATGCCAATCCATCTAAACCATCTGTCAAATTTACTGCATGAGAACTTCCAATTAACACTAATATTGCGAAAGGAACTGCCAAAAGACCTAAATTCCAAACAGGACCTTTCACAAAGGGTAAAAATAAATCAGTAATTGTAAAAATGATTCCTTTTTGTGGATTTGTATTTGATTTACCTGTAATGTAAAAGTATAAAGTAGTGATAGTCACTGCAAAAAGAATAGTAACAACAAATTTGGTTCTTGCTCTCATGCCACCTTTGATTTTTTTAACAGACTTCATATAATCATCTGTAAATCCAAGTCCTGCAAATAAAATGGCAGAGATTAAAAGTAAAATAACATTTAGATTGGATAAATTTCCCCATAACAATGTTGAGATGGTTAATGATAAAATCATAATCAATCCACCCATTGTAGGTGTTCCAGATTTGGTTGCATGGGACTGTGGCCCATCATTTCTCACGGACTCACGAAATTTTAAGGACAATAAAAAAGAAATGAGTGATTTTCCAAAGATAAAAGTGATAAACATGGACGTAAGCCCAGCCATCATTGCTCGGAGAGTTACATAACTAAAAACTCTTAAAAAACCATAATCATTGCCAAATGTGTCGTAAATCCATTGGAACATACTCTATCCTCTATCGTTAGGTGTTTAAATTTAAAAATGCATTTTCTATTTCTTCAAAATCAACGAACTTAATTTTCTCTTTACCGAGGATTTGATAAGTTTCGTGACCTTTACCTGCGACAACCAAAATTCCATCCTTTTCTAACAAGGAAACTGCTCGTTTAATGGCAAGGCTTCGGTCGGTAATTTTTTCATACCGTTTGAAACCACGTGAAAAACCAGCTTCAATCTCATCGAGAATCATTTCTGGATTTTCGGTTCTTGGGTTGTCTGATGTTAAGATCACATAATCAGCTAGAGTTTCGGCAATTTTAGCCATTTGCGGACGTTTTGTTCGGTCACGATCACCACCACATCCAAACAAACATATGAGTTGTTTTGGTCGAATTTCAACACAACTCTTTAAGATATTCTCCAATGCATCTGGTGTATGAGCATAATCAACCACTGCTATGCGAGACTTGTCTGGAAACGGAACTACATGAAAACGTCCAGGAACTGTAGGAATCGTTTCCACAGCTTTTACCACATCATCCCAGGGAAATCCAAGTTCGTATGCAATGGACATTGCAAAGGCTGTATTAAAAACATTAAAATTCCCAAGTAGGTTTGTATGAACAGTTCTCACCTCGATAAAAGGAAGATTTTTTTCCTTTTTATGAAATCTGTATTCACTTCCCAATAACGAAAGTTTTGTGTTACTATAATGAAATTCTCCAGATTTACCTAGAATATAGATGGGTGATTTTAAATTTGTTTCTCTTATCTTTTGGATCATTTTGTCACCAAAGGATACATCTCCTGCCACGAGACCGAATTTATTTTTTACCGATGACTGTTCGAGTAATTGAAAGATTTTAAATTTACTTTCAAAATAATCATCCATACTTTCATGAAAGTCTAAATGGTCCTGGGTTAAATTCGTAAATCCTGCACATGTAATTTCAATACCAGAAACCCTTCCCAATTTTAATCCATGGCTACTCATTTCCATGAATACATATTCCACACCTTCTTCTACCATCTCTTTGAGTAATAAGTTAAGAGAAGAAGCATCTGGTGTCGTATAACCAGATTCTAAAACACGATCTAAAATTTGAATTTGGACAGTTCCAATGAGAGCAACTTTTTTGCCTAATTTTTTAGCGATATGGAACAGAATGAAGGTTAAAGAAGTTTTTCCATTTGTACCGGTGATCCCTACGATTTTTAATTTTTTGGAAGGATAACCCAGAAGTAAGGATGCTAATTTCCCATGTAAATCACCTAATGGTTCTTCCGATTCCAATAGCGTGGAAAATAAACTGAGAGCCTTTAGTTTTAAATGTCGTTTGGAAACCAAAACTACTTGGCATCCCAATTCGTGAGCCATTTTTAAATAGGATTCTAATACATCATCACTGGCATTAGGGAGGACAAAAATATCACTCGGAGTCAGTTTGCGACTGTCTGCCCAAACATAGTGAACTTGTATGTCACCATTTCCTTTGATGAGTTTAATCTCTGGAATTTTTTTTTGGATATCGATGAGTTTCATGGATTTGATTTAGAGGGTGATTCAGGAATTGGTGGAAGTTCAATCGTAACGGTTCGATTGCCAAGACTGATGGGTAAAAATTGATAGGTCCTTCTGTATAAAGTTTCGATTCGTTCTGCTGAGGTATACGATACAATTCCAATTTTTAATTCATCATTTTTTCGCTTTAACTCTTCTTTGGTGGTTGCCCTTTCATGGATATACCTTTGTAATTTGGCTTTTTCCAATCCTTGCCAAACATGGAAGAAAAAAAATCCTAAAAATGGGAATAATAAAACGAATCCTTGGAGTGGCTCCAAAAATTCAAATACCATTTTGGGCAATGATTTGAATGATAAGGTCATTTTTCCCATCTACTTTCTTTTATCGGTTCAATTTTTCGAAGACCTCTCAATTTTGCAGACCGAGAGGCTCTGTTTTCTTTGATCTCCTGGTCCGTTGGCAAGATCGGTTTTTTGGTAAGGATTTCGAATTCATCAGAAGTTTTTAAGTCCCGGAATGTCCATTTCACAATTCTGTCTTCCAATGAATGGAAGGAAATACAAGTAAGAACTCCCCCAATTTGTAGGCAGTTTGCAAGTGTTCGAATTCCCTTTTCAGCATGTAATAATTCTTCGTTCACTTCAATTCGTAAGGCTTGGAAAATACGAGTCGCAGGATGTGATTCCTTAGGCCAAAATTTTCTAGGGATTGATGCTTCCACGAGTTTCACAAGATCTGTGTTGGTTTCGAATTTCTTTTTGTGTCTCGACTGTACGATGTTATTTGCGATTTTTAAAGCCCAACGTTCTTCTCCGTACTCCCAAAATACCTTTTTTAAATGTAAAACAGAACTATAATTCACAACATCGGCAGCTGTTTTTTGGCCTACTTGCGGTTCAAGGCGCATATCCAATGGTTCTTCGTTTTTAAAGGTAAACCCTCTCCCTGAATGTAAAAAATGGAAAAGTGAAACTCCTAAATCCACGAGGGCTCCGTCAAGTCCCGAACACCCAACTTGTTCCAGTAAAGTACTGTCCACCTCTGAAAAGTTCATCTGAAAGGCGTGTACCCTGTCGAGAGAGCCAATTTCCTTTTGGATTTCTTTTTTTGCCCGTTCTAACATAACAGCATCACGGTCAATGAGGATGAGTTTTGCTTCTGGAAAGGTTTTTAAGATCAGTTTGGAATGACCACCCTCTCCAGCTGTCCCATCCAAAAACCACATTGGATTTGGACTTTGTGCCAGTTGTAATAAGGAAATGACTTCGTTCGGAAGGACCGGTATGTGGGGAGATTCTAACACTGCTACTTTCTTACTGTATAGCTGTCAAAATCCTTGCAATCCTTTAATCCTTCTCTGAGATTGAAAGTATCCATGAGTTCCTATGAAGAACATTCTTTACGAAAAAACCTCTTTAGCGTTGGCAAATTAGGTTATGCCAAAGGCGACAGACCCAATGTGGAATGTATCCTTTGTGGAGTCAGAGACAAAAACGAAATCGTCCCCAACTTAACCATTGCGGAAACGGAACTCTCCATTGTATCGATCAATTTATTTCCTTACAATCCTGGTCATATCATCATTTTCCCCAAACGCCACATCATCAGTTATTTGGAACTCACAAGTGATGAGGCTTTGGACATCCACATTCTCACCCAAAAAACCATGAGAATTTTAGAAAAACAATGGAAGGTACAAGGTTTTAACACTGGATACAACCTTGGAAAAAACAGCGGAGGATCCATCCCTCATATTCATGAGCACATTGTACCTAGGTTTCCCAACGAAGCAGGATTTTTAGATGTTCTTTCCAATACAAGGATTGTCATCTATGAACCCTATCAAATGTGGGAAGACCTAAAAACTCTTTGGTCGAAGGAAGAAACGTAACTCCTTACACTTTTTTTTGGTAAATCGTATGACCCAGAAATTTGAATTGGTCGGAGATTCCAAACATTGTTTCTGAATGTCCTAAAATCAAATACCCCTTGGGTTTCAAACTCACTTCAAAATTCTGGAACAAGGTTTTTTGTGTCGGTTTGTCAAAATAAATCACAACATTCCTACAAAAGATTAAGTCGAGTTTGTCAGTGATCGGAAAAGGAAAGTGCAGAAGGTTAATTTGACGAAAGTCAACAAGGGCCTTGAGGTGAGGTTTTACTTCATAAAACACATGGTCTTTTTCGGTAAATTGGTTGAAGTGTTTTTTCTTCAATGTTTCTGAAACTGGTTCCAATCGATCATCCCGGTACACACCTTTTTTAGCAGTTGTGAGCACTTGGGTGTCTATGTCTGATGCATAAATTTTACAATTCCAACCTGGTTTGTTTTGGAAATAATCATACACTGTGATTGCGATCGAATAAGGTTCCTCTCCTGTGGAAGATGCTGAACACCATATACGCAATGTTTTTGATGCCCCCGTTTCAGCGGCTTCTTTTTCCAGCTGAGGGAAATAATCGTTTTTTAAAAATTCAAAATGGTGGTTTTCACGGAAAAAATCAGTTTTATTCGTTGTTATGCGATTGATGAGTTCTTGCATCTCTTGGGTCGCAAAATTTTGATCCATTTTGAGTTTTGCCACATAGTCCTCAAAACTTTGGATCCCGAGTGTACGTAACCTTGCGTTGAGTCTAGACTGCACCATGATTTTTTTGTGTGGAGCGAGGAAAATTCCTGCTTGTTTGTACACTAAATTTTTGATGAATTCAAACTCGGCATCACCGATTGTGTTTAAAGATGTTCGAAAGTCCAATTTGCCCTCACGAAGATTCAACAGAGTTTTTTGATTCTGACAAGTTGTTTTTTCCAATGGAGGTAGCTTCTTGAAGATTGGTATCGTAAAACACCTAAATGCACGCCCACTTACCCTCTATTTTGAAAAGTCCCTTGCATTTACCCCTGTGTATGAGAACCCAAGTGTTCTCATTGAACTACTCAAACAGGGAGAACTCGACTGTGCCCTTGTTTCATCCATCGAATGTGAACGAAACAAAAACCAATTTGATTACACTAAAATTGTAGGAGTTTGTGCTCGTGACGTTGTTCGTTCTGTTTTATTCTTCCAAAATCAAACAGAACCAGGGATTCCCAATGTAGTTTATACAGACAAAGGATCCAGGTCCAGTGTTTGCCTGTTACAATGTTTATTCCAGTTAGAGTATGGTAAAAAAATCGAAGTGGTTCCTACTGATGCTAAGGAAATTTCCAAAATGATGGATTCAGGGATTGGATCCCATTTATTATTTGGTGACCATGCCCTTTTACAAACACCA
Protein-coding sequences here:
- a CDS encoding UDP-N-acetylmuramoyl-L-alanyl-D-glutamate--2,6-diaminopimelate ligase — translated: MKLIDIQKKIPEIKLIKGNGDIQVHYVWADSRKLTPSDIFVLPNASDDVLESYLKMAHELGCQVVLVSKRHLKLKALSLFSTLLESEEPLGDLHGKLASLLLGYPSKKLKIVGITGTNGKTSLTFILFHIAKKLGKKVALIGTVQIQILDRVLESGYTTPDASSLNLLLKEMVEEGVEYVFMEMSSHGLKLGRVSGIEITCAGFTNLTQDHLDFHESMDDYFESKFKIFQLLEQSSVKNKFGLVAGDVSFGDKMIQKIRETNLKSPIYILGKSGEFHYSNTKLSLLGSEYRFHKKEKNLPFIEVRTVHTNLLGNFNVFNTAFAMSIAYELGFPWDDVVKAVETIPTVPGRFHVVPFPDKSRIAVVDYAHTPDALENILKSCVEIRPKQLICLFGCGGDRDRTKRPQMAKIAETLADYVILTSDNPRTENPEMILDEIEAGFSRGFKRYEKITDRSLAIKRAVSLLEKDGILVVAGKGHETYQILGKEKIKFVDFEEIENAFLNLNT
- a CDS encoding HIT family protein is translated as MSSYEEHSLRKNLFSVGKLGYAKGDRPNVECILCGVRDKNEIVPNLTIAETELSIVSINLFPYNPGHIIIFPKRHIISYLELTSDEALDIHILTQKTMRILEKQWKVQGFNTGYNLGKNSGGSIPHIHEHIVPRFPNEAGFLDVLSNTRIVIYEPYQMWEDLKTLWSKEET
- a CDS encoding UDP-N-acetylglucosamine--N-acetylmuramyl-(pentapeptide) pyrophosphoryl-undecaprenol N-acetylglucosamine transferase; protein product: MNGSILIAAGGTGGHISPGVALAEILSEKINVFGFESVYIHSLVRNQNNPDLLNPPCEVIWHNIPQLGGIKTIVYPILFILPFIKTIFVFRRLHINAVIGMGGYSSLPAILYAILFRKPLYLCEQNCVPGKITRVFAKFAKKIAFSFPTVEEFKIPGKVIGNPIRKRVVPEHLNIRQNENLHEGKKNTINVLVLGGSQGARQLNQMILKAMENTEIANKYKFRLLTGTNLYDETKKKANDDTEIISYANDMKPNYEWANLVVARSGAGVVAECLVFGLPMILIPYPFAADNHQKANANYLEKEGAAVTIHSTSDDPTQLVKFLLSWKDHSEVLREMGHVSLALSNVNAAYQTVSYFFSETK
- the mraY gene encoding phospho-N-acetylmuramoyl-pentapeptide-transferase, with the translated sequence MFQWIYDTFGNDYGFLRVFSYVTLRAMMAGLTSMFITFIFGKSLISFLLSLKFRESVRNDGPQSHATKSGTPTMGGLIMILSLTISTLLWGNLSNLNVILLLISAILFAGLGFTDDYMKSVKKIKGGMRARTKFVVTILFAVTITTLYFYITGKSNTNPQKGIIFTITDLFLPFVKGPVWNLGLLAVPFAILVLIGSSHAVNLTDGLDGLASGTVVISTATFALISYVSGTPSAANYLHIPYLPGSHEYSVFLAGLSGALLGFLWFNCHPAQVFMGDTGSLFLGSTLGLVAIMLKKEILLVILGGIFVAEAVSVILQVGSFKLTGKRIFKMAPLHHHFELIGWSEEKVVIRFWIIGIILAIITLSTLKIQ
- a CDS encoding FtsW/RodA/SpoVE family cell cycle protein, yielding MEIFRFIRNLLRFGSSRFDGPMLFFMFLLFGMGIIVMFSASVIPAEREFSDSYYYLRKQLLWGAVGLFLFLIFCQIPYQFLVKWSFVFSLLSLLLLIAVFIPGLGKSVGTSYGRSFNRWIQIAGFQIQPSEFSKISILLFASYFFYNFDFKKIKWDQKKIISLVVIFLTLLLIVIEPAFGTTVELLLVLFFFVLLAGFPMKRLFILGASVIPLLVVLVTQVGYRKKRLEIWLDPYKFRFDEGHQLVTSFRAFFDGGTSGKAIGTGYAHRYLAYSHTDFVLSSYVEDFGFVGFCFFLLVVLFLMVRIFLLLQRTKDKLGYFLGAGILILFGFQTILNLFVITGIVPVTGISLPFLSYGGSSLLTIFILFGILANITCKENLVV
- a CDS encoding CheR family methyltransferase; the encoded protein is MDFRTSLNTIGDAEFEFIKNLVYKQAGIFLAPHKKIMVQSRLNARLRTLGIQSFEDYVAKLKMDQNFATQEMQELINRITTNKTDFFRENHHFEFLKNDYFPQLEKEAAETGASKTLRIWCSASSTGEEPYSIAITVYDYFQNKPGWNCKIYASDIDTQVLTTAKKGVYRDDRLEPVSETLKKKHFNQFTEKDHVFYEVKPHLKALVDFRQINLLHFPFPITDKLDLIFCRNVVIYFDKPTQKTLFQNFEVSLKPKGYLILGHSETMFGISDQFKFLGHTIYQKKV
- the rsmH gene encoding 16S rRNA (cytosine(1402)-N(4))-methyltransferase RsmH yields the protein MLESPHIPVLPNEVISLLQLAQSPNPMWFLDGTAGEGGHSKLILKTFPEAKLILIDRDAVMLERAKKEIQKEIGSLDRVHAFQMNFSEVDSTLLEQVGCSGLDGALVDLGVSLFHFLHSGRGFTFKNEEPLDMRLEPQVGQKTAADVVNYSSVLHLKKVFWEYGEERWALKIANNIVQSRHKKKFETNTDLVKLVEASIPRKFWPKESHPATRIFQALRIEVNEELLHAEKGIRTLANCLQIGGVLTCISFHSLEDRIVKWTFRDLKTSDEFEILTKKPILPTDQEIKENRASRSAKLRGLRKIEPIKESRWEK
- a CDS encoding menaquinone biosynthetic enzyme MqnA/MqnD family protein; the protein is MKIGIVKHLNARPLTLYFEKSLAFTPVYENPSVLIELLKQGELDCALVSSIECERNKNQFDYTKIVGVCARDVVRSVLFFQNQTEPGIPNVVYTDKGSRSSVCLLQCLFQLEYGKKIEVVPTDAKEISKMMDSGIGSHLLFGDHALLQTPIDGYRAIDLAEWWNRITGLYFCFAFWAYPKGKEWDNQIFLKALEYGLKELPTIISEEKRLPIAITERYLKQELHYIPEKKNLDGFALFVQTAKELGLL